In Aeromicrobium marinum DSM 15272, one genomic interval encodes:
- a CDS encoding COX15/CtaA family protein — protein MGVIARFRAPDRAFVLGWAWASLVANTVIILTGGLVRLTGSGLGCPTWPRCTEDSFVPQGELGIHGIIEFGNRLLTYVLIAVAVATFVAVVRWAGSTPAMRRLVLVMALGIPFQGVIGGITVLTNLNPWIVSLHLILSLGLVTASTVLVGWVRGEDRTRVPVSAHRLVVLAVVLMWVAVYLGTVVTGSGPHAGDADSPRNGLDPAAWSRLHALSVWALVLVTVLVVRAVWSTAARRAAIVLLAVELAQGAIGYVQYLTDLPVALVAAHLVGAAVLVAAATRLMAGVRSEAGARALA, from the coding sequence ATGGGAGTGATCGCCCGGTTCCGTGCCCCGGACCGCGCCTTCGTCCTCGGGTGGGCGTGGGCGTCCCTGGTCGCGAACACCGTCATCATCCTCACCGGTGGACTCGTGCGCCTGACCGGATCCGGTCTGGGCTGCCCGACCTGGCCGAGGTGCACCGAGGACTCCTTCGTGCCCCAGGGTGAGCTGGGCATCCACGGCATCATCGAGTTCGGCAACCGGCTGCTCACCTACGTGCTGATCGCCGTCGCCGTGGCCACCTTCGTCGCCGTGGTGCGCTGGGCCGGATCGACCCCGGCGATGCGACGGCTCGTCCTCGTGATGGCCCTCGGCATCCCGTTCCAGGGCGTCATCGGCGGCATCACCGTGCTGACCAACCTCAATCCGTGGATCGTGTCGCTGCACCTGATCCTGTCGCTGGGTCTCGTGACCGCCTCCACGGTGCTGGTCGGGTGGGTCCGTGGGGAGGACCGCACCCGCGTGCCGGTCAGCGCCCACCGGCTCGTCGTCCTCGCCGTCGTGCTGATGTGGGTCGCGGTCTACCTCGGGACCGTCGTCACCGGCAGCGGCCCGCACGCCGGCGATGCCGACTCGCCCCGCAACGGTCTCGACCCGGCGGCCTGGAGCCGTCTGCACGCGCTGTCGGTGTGGGCGCTGGTCCTCGTGACGGTGCTGGTGGTCCGGGCGGTGTGGTCCACGGCCGCCCGCCGAGCCGCGATCGTGCTGCTCGCGGTCGAGCTCGCCCAGGGCGCGATCGGCTACGTGCAGTACCTCACCGACCTGCCCGTCGCGCTCGTGGCGGCCCATCTCGTCGGGGCAGCCGTGCTCGTCGCCGCCGCGACGAGGCTGATGGCCGGAGTGCGCAGCGAGGCAGGTGCCAGGGCGCTAGCGTGA
- a CDS encoding DUF6989 domain-containing protein, whose protein sequence is MPRTVLALHVLFFAAGGVVLSLDAPAKGWGVLGCVVAYVVLLPLAAHRDGRPELQALALFLAGVSVFQVVPDWVLADVLGILAFPDTGGLRVDDVIPLAMAGMWVAPLFIALALAGARPGRSALFAVLVFAGAEFAAPTLGLWEPIGDTTRVAGIAIYVLPAEAALAWATAVAFNATRTAAVAARIAVAAAVSTFYLGALVTAYFLIDVAGYSLTR, encoded by the coding sequence ATGCCTCGCACCGTCCTCGCCCTGCACGTCCTGTTCTTCGCCGCCGGCGGGGTGGTGCTGTCGCTGGACGCCCCTGCGAAGGGCTGGGGAGTCCTCGGCTGCGTCGTCGCCTACGTCGTGCTGCTCCCGCTCGCGGCCCACCGTGACGGCCGGCCGGAGCTGCAGGCCCTGGCCCTGTTCCTCGCGGGCGTGTCGGTGTTCCAGGTCGTGCCGGACTGGGTGCTCGCCGACGTGCTCGGGATCCTCGCGTTCCCCGACACGGGCGGCCTGCGCGTCGACGACGTCATCCCGCTGGCGATGGCGGGCATGTGGGTCGCTCCCCTGTTCATCGCGCTCGCTCTCGCCGGCGCGCGGCCGGGGCGGTCGGCGCTGTTCGCCGTGCTGGTCTTCGCCGGAGCGGAGTTCGCTGCTCCGACGCTCGGTCTCTGGGAGCCGATCGGCGACACCACGCGCGTCGCCGGCATCGCGATCTACGTCCTGCCGGCCGAGGCCGCCCTCGCGTGGGCGACCGCCGTGGCCTTCAACGCCACGCGGACAGCAGCCGTCGCGGCGCGGATCGCCGTGGCCGCCGCCGTGTCGACCTTCTACCTCGGGGCGCTGGTGACGGCGTACTTCCTGATCGACGTGGCGGGGTACAGCCTCACCCGATGA
- a CDS encoding heme o synthase: MHVSLVEPEAAASGTDRPQAKDIVLSYVALMKPRIIELLLLTTVPVMFLAAQGVPPLWLVVATIVGGTLSAGSANALNCVVDADIDTKMRRTARRPLPRHQVTTRRALIFGLVLGVVSTLWLGLLVNWLSAALALTANVFYVVGYTMILKRRTSQNIVWGGAAGCFPALIGWTAVTNELAWAPVVLFLVVFFWTPPHFWSLAMRYREDYSAASVPMLPSVTTSREVGRQIVIYSYVMVATSLALWPVAGTGWFYPAVATVLGIVFLVEAHDLSSRAKDTEDLSIIKPMRLFHFSNAYLALLFVAAAVDPFIG; encoded by the coding sequence GTGCACGTGAGTCTCGTCGAGCCCGAAGCGGCAGCCTCCGGTACCGACCGGCCGCAGGCCAAGGACATCGTCCTGTCGTACGTGGCGCTGATGAAGCCCCGCATCATCGAGCTGCTCCTGCTGACCACCGTCCCGGTGATGTTCCTCGCCGCGCAGGGCGTGCCGCCGCTGTGGCTCGTCGTCGCCACCATCGTCGGCGGCACCCTCTCCGCAGGCAGCGCCAACGCGCTCAACTGCGTGGTGGACGCCGACATCGACACCAAGATGCGCCGCACGGCCCGGCGGCCGCTGCCGCGCCACCAGGTCACGACCCGGCGGGCGCTGATCTTCGGACTGGTCCTCGGCGTGGTCTCGACGCTCTGGCTCGGGCTGCTGGTCAACTGGCTCTCCGCCGCGCTCGCCCTGACCGCCAACGTCTTCTACGTCGTCGGCTACACCATGATCCTCAAGCGCCGGACCTCGCAGAACATCGTCTGGGGCGGCGCGGCCGGCTGCTTCCCGGCCCTCATCGGCTGGACCGCCGTCACCAACGAGCTCGCGTGGGCGCCGGTCGTGCTGTTCCTGGTGGTGTTCTTCTGGACGCCTCCACACTTCTGGTCGTTGGCCATGAGGTACCGCGAGGACTACTCCGCCGCCTCGGTGCCGATGCTCCCGTCGGTCACGACCTCTCGCGAGGTCGGCCGGCAGATCGTCATCTACTCCTACGTCATGGTGGCCACCTCGCTGGCCCTGTGGCCGGTGGCCGGCACCGGGTGGTTCTACCCCGCCGTCGCGACCGTGCTCGGCATCGTCTTCCTGGTCGAGGCGCACGACCTGTCGTCGCGCGCCAAGGACACCGAGGACCTCAGCATCATCAAGCCGATGCGGCTCTTCCACTTCTCCAACGCCTACCTGGCGCTGTTGTTCGTCGCCGCGGCGGTCGACCCGTTCATCGGGTGA